The window GTTCGCGCTCACCCAAGAACGTGTATCCAAAAACGCAGAGCGCTAAAATCCCACTGGAGACAATCACGTTGACAAGCCGGCCCAACGTCCCGCGGCGTGGTTCGGCTGGCGTTTCCTCCGGCAATTGGACCGAGGACGATGAGCTTTCGTGTTGATGTGAGCTGGGAGGACCCGGGGTGGCATTCATATGCAATGTCTTTTGGGCGGGTTGGGGTGGGATTGGTAATGCGTAGACGACGCACCGGCGGGGTCACAAAAAATGACAAATAAAAACCTGACGGAGAAATTCTCAGCCCGCGGATACTTTGCAGGCCAGCGAGCTCGCTCCGCACCATTTCGAAAACGGTCAATAGCGTGGGTCGAGACGTGTGAACGATTGGACAGTGGACGTTGCTATTGGATAACGGATTGAGCTTTTGCTCGTTGCTGTTGATAGCGAGGATCGATGGGCGATCTCTCTCCACGGATCATCTCTGCTGCCTGACGATGGTTGGCGATGAACTCGATCCAGTCAAACCAAGGGATGGGAGGGGTCCCCTGCATTTTCTCCAGTGATTCGTCGAGCCAGTCATCAAGTGCCGCCTGGGATTTTTCCAACGTGATGTAAGCATCCTCGTCTCGGCCGACATGCGAGTACGCCATCGCCAACAAGGGATAGCTGATCCCCAGACCGGCCCACGTAACATCTTCGCTGAGGGATTGCTCGAGTCGCTCGATCGCCTGGTCGTATTGCTCCGCTGCCAAGTGTGCCCATCCGGCTAGATACAATTTGACACCACGCGGAATTCGGCGACTACGGTTACTCAGACCTGAGGGGATCGAACCGCGGCTATCTTCGATCAACTCCTCAGCCGTCGCAGCAATCATGCGGGCAGATTCCATGGACGGCTTTCCCATGAGCTCGCCACGCAATTTGGTACCCGTGGCACCACTATTGGAGTTCCTCAGGTCGTCGACCAGTTCCCGATAAGAGGCGAGATCGCCGGTGTAAAGAAATAGCTGCGGAACGCCCAGGTACTCTGCTCCATCGACGGCAGAACCGCGTTGCAATGCTCGGGCATAGTCGGCGGCGGACATCTCCCACAATCCAAGCTTGGCATAGAACGACCCCCGTTCCATCCAGACATGAAAATACTCGGGCTGGATTTGAGTCGCGGCGGTGTATGACGAGTTGGCCTCCGCCCAACTGCCGGCTTCCGCGTTGGCACGCCCCCTTGCGAGCAAACTGTTGGCATGTTTGAGCCGGTTGGTAAATTCCTCCAGGTCCTTGCGAGTTTGATTAGCTTGTTGCATCGCATCAATGGCCACTCGAGCCTGCCAGACACTGATTGCCGATCCCAGCAGTAAGGCGGCAGCGACCAGCGAAATGGTGGTGAGGACAACGCGGTTGCGACGGGCGAACTTTGAAAAACGATACCTCGCTGTCGGCGGGCGGGCCTCCACTGGCTGCTCGTTCAAATGTCGCTCGACGTCCTCCGCCATGGCGGCGGCGCTAACGTAGCGGCGATTGCGATCCTTATCGAGCGCCTTCATGACGATCCAGTCCAGGTCTCCGCGAATGGTAGACTCAAGCTGGGCA of the Allorhodopirellula heiligendammensis genome contains:
- a CDS encoding serine/threonine-protein kinase; its protein translation is MQSEKSIFFHAIDLDNVNVRQAYLRKACRGDKKLLAAVSELLREHDRDFNPIDNPAAVALLPTPLENDPKATDDRFAPGTMLGAYKLREQIGEGGFGLVFVADQLSPVRRRVALKIIKPGMESKEIMARFEVERQALAMMDHENIARVFDAGVTDSGQSYFVMELVRGVPLNQFCDNHRLNTEDRLHLFISVCNAVQHAHQKGIIHRDLKPTNVLVTQQDSRPIAKVIDFGVVKAIGQRLSNTTIYTRLASMVGTPAYMSPEQAEMTVGDVDTRSDIYSLGVLLYELLTGSTPLAIDRLNQVGFDELRRIIREEEPLRPSKLLSTLNGDRASTLSANRRMEPAQLESTIRGDLDWIVMKALDKDRNRRYVSAAAMAEDVERHLNEQPVEARPPTARYRFSKFARRNRVVLTTISLVAAALLLGSAISVWQARVAIDAMQQANQTRKDLEEFTNRLKHANSLLARGRANAEAGSWAEANSSYTAATQIQPEYFHVWMERGSFYAKLGLWEMSAADYARALQRGSAVDGAEYLGVPQLFLYTGDLASYRELVDDLRNSNSGATGTKLRGELMGKPSMESARMIAATAEELIEDSRGSIPSGLSNRSRRIPRGVKLYLAGWAHLAAEQYDQAIERLEQSLSEDVTWAGLGISYPLLAMAYSHVGRDEDAYITLEKSQAALDDWLDESLEKMQGTPPIPWFDWIEFIANHRQAAEMIRGERSPIDPRYQQQRAKAQSVIQ